TCTCATGCTCCTAAATACAAGGGTCCCCAACCACCAGGCCATGGGTCTGTGGCCTGCTGAGAACCCagtcacacagcaggaggtgaacaAATAGTTATCAAGCTTCTTCTGTATTTACAGACCCTACCCATTGCTCAAGAAgtgaggtgacaagaatacacggaagaattatacaaaaaacccagataaccacaatgatgtgatcattcacctagagccagacatcttagagttcaaagtcaagtgggccttaggaagcatcactatgaacaaagctagtggaggtgatggaattccagttgggctatttcaaatcctaaaagatgatgctatgaaactgctgcattcaatatgccagcaagtttagaaaactcagcagtggccacaggactgtaaaaggtcagttttcactccagtcccaaagaaaggcaatgccaaagaatgctcaaaggattgcccaattgcactcatttcataggctagcaaagtaatgctcaaaattctccaagacggGCTTCAacgtacgtgaaccgtgaacttccagatgttcaagctggatttagaaaaggcagaggaaccagagatccaactgccaacatccgttggatcatagaaaaagaaagagaattccagaaaaacatctacttctgctttttgacaatgctaaagtctttgactgtgtggatcacaacaagctatggaaaattcttaaagagatgggaataccagaccatcttacctgcctcttgagaaacctgaagcagcagttagaactggatatggaacaacagactggttccatatcagGAAAAGAGGACTTCAAGCAggttatattgtcaccctgcttatttaacttatatacagaatacatcatgcaaaatgccagactaaatgaagcacaagctggaataagattgccgggagaaatatcaataatctcatatgcaaataacaccactcttatggtagaaagtgaagaactaaagagccacttgatgaaggtgaaagagtagggtgaaaagctggcttaaaactcaatattcaaaaatgaagattgtggcacccggtcccaccacttcatggcaaatagatggggaaacaatggaaacagtgacagactttattttcggggttccaaaatcactgcagatggtgactgcagccatgaagttaaaagacactccttggaaggaaagctatgaccaaactagacagcatattaaaagcagagatgttactttgccaacaaaggtccatatatatagtcaaagctatggttttccagtagtcatgtatggatatgagagttggactataaagaaagctgaacgctgaagaattgatgcttttgaactatggtgttggagaagactcttgaaagtcccttggactgcaaggagatccaaccagtccatcctaaaggatatcagtcctgaatattcattggaaggactgatgctgaagctgaagctccaatactttggtctcgtgatgcaaagagccaactcattagaaaaggccctgatgctgggaaagattgaaggcaggaggagaaggggaggacagaggaagagatggttggatggcatcactgactcaatggacatgagcttgagcaagctcaaggacagggaagcctggcgtgctgcagtccattgggtcacagagtcgaacatgactgtgagactgaacaacaacccattGCTTGAATTACCgcctgagctccacctcctgtcagatcagggGTGACATTAGATTCTCACAGAAGAATGAACCCTACTACACTTGAATCTCCCCAAAACCAGCCCCCTCTCCCATCCATGGAAACATTGTGTTCcatgaaatcagtccctggtgccaaaagggtTGGGAACTGCTGCCTTAATGTAATTCTTACCCAGCTTAGCCAACAAATAGCTGTTTTAAAACAGTCATagatttcaaatctgaaaaataatttttttttgtcacacAGTTGTGCAGATATTTCTTTAAGTGTAAAAGCCTTTGCAGGATTCTGAGTTTTGAGCTAGATCATTCCAGATCAAAAAGTTAAGCTCTGCAGTGATGGCTCTTACAATCCTTAACACCAGTTGTTATCCTGAGCTAAGTGCCTGACATACAACACTTCTGTTAATATGCAACCTGTGGAGGGAGGTAACACATCACTGTTTTGTGAGGTTCCCATTAAGATTATCTGTTTTGCAACTTGATACTCTGTCTTCAACCAAAACTACAGTCTAAGGGCCTTCTTCAAGGCAGTGAATTGCTCCTCCaagtttcttcctttcctttaaaatacaaattattattataatggtAACAAGACAGTCACTAACACCTTAGTGGAAATAATACCAAGGGATAAGAAAGGAACTGACAGCCTTAGTGAAGAAGAGGACCTCAAACCCCAAAAGGGAAGGTATGAGGGAAATCCAAATTGACTACTTCGTGACTTTGCCCAAAACTGCCTAGAGCTTCAACCTGTCAACTAGAAATTATTTTGTCCTCAGTTTTGCTTCTCCATCCTGGAAAGAATGGGTCTGGATCACCTAACTTAATCCATCCTGGTAATTTGATGCCATTTTATTGACGAACCAGAGGGCAAGGTAAGTGCTACTCAATCTCTGAATTTATAAAAGATTTAAGAGCCTTCTTAGGCTTCTAAGCAAACCCTAGCAGTCAGTTTATGAGATTACCATGAGGAATTTATCCAGTCAGATAAGGTGATCTGTATGCTaggtgctaagttgtttcagtcatgtccaactctttgcgaccctatggaacaTAGCTTGCtttgctcttctgtccatgggattctccagacaagaacactggagtgggttgccgtgccctcctccaggggatcttccagatccagggatccaacccacgtctcttacatttaACCcacattgtcaggcaggttctttaccactagagccacctgggccCTAAGTAATtccaaaatatgtatatacatctgTCTATCCTTTTTTTCAACACCATAATCAATGCCTCGAAAGTATAACTGGAACTTTTGGCACAGTTCCTGGAGATAGCCTTCCACTTGAGGTTGAAAGAATTTTAGGATAAGTGACTTGGAATGGTTCATGGGGATAACTCTTCCAGGAGCTTTCTATGCAGAGGAAATATCATGAGCTCTTCAAAAGGCtcactactttttattttagaaaatcttatTTCCAGAAGGACTTTGTTCAAAACCAGTAACACAACCAAAATAAGACTAGCACCAATAACTCATTTAATCACTTTAGCTCACCTTGGATAATTAATTCGActtcttttctgcttcttccagcctggttAATGCCTTCACAGACATAAATACCAGAATCTTCCATTTTTGTAGACGTGAAGGTGAGAGTTGCATTCTCAGAAATAAGCTGTAGATCCCCATTACTTAACTGCCTGTGCCACAGGATTTTGGGAGCTGGAAGGCCATCGCTAGCACATGTCATATTCACAGAACTACCTTCCTCCAGGATGGAGGAGGGACTGACCAAAATGGTTGTATCCCTGGGAGCAACTGAAAAGGTAAAACACACTTGTTAGCTTGGCTGGTTACACCCTGCCAAAGAGTTTTACTAATGTTATAAAACTTGGCTATGAGTTTAGTGGATTAGAACAATTTGTATCTTGATAACTTTACCAAAGGAGTTTTCTGCCCCCATTTACTATAGCAGATACAGACtaattgttgttgctattgtttaatccctaagtcatgtctgcttctttgtgaacccatggactgtagccttccaggctcctatgtccgtgggatttcccaggcaagaatactggagtgggttgccatttcctcctcaggggatcttccccaccctagGATccaacttgcgtctcctgcatcagctctttaccactgagccaccagggaagcccaatacagaATGATAGAGGAGAACATGGATGCATCATGGATATTTACTCTCTTGCTATCAAAGACTGGATGGTCAATGATATTGTGTATTGACATTTAAGGTACATTAAACATGACCACGAACCATGTAAACCACCTATGAAAAGGTGGACTCTATTTTTCTACCTCTTGAATCTAGGCTCCCCTTGTGATTAACTTTGACCAATATACCCTGGAAGAAGTAACACCGTAGGATTTCCAAGCCTAGACTGCAAGAGGCCACCTTCATTATCACTCTCTTGAAACACTGCATTCTGGTGACTAAATCTATGCTACCTTCCCTGAGAGACACCACATGGAGAAAGGAAGGTCCAGACAACCCCAGCAAAGGCCCAGATGTGTGAGTGAAGCTACCTAGGACCAACCCCCCACTGACCTTCtaactgactgaatgaatgtGTAAGCTCATCTAATACCATATTGAACATACTACCCATTTGACCTCTTCTCAAAGTGCCAGCTTAGAATCATAAGCAAATAAATGGTTGCTTTAAGCTCagaggtgtttaaaaaaaaaaatcaatattttgtagtttcttttcatttattttttcacaattgTTTCAACTATGAACCTCATGCTAACTATTACCTGGcaaacatgataaaaaaaatcataatctaTTGTGAATACATCACACATGTACTTACCATTAACATAAAGTGTTTGTGTACTCTGCCTTTGTTTGGGTTCAAATTCCATTTCATCAATTGATAACCGAGCCAGACAAACAAGAACATTTCCAGTATCTTCAGTGGTGGGGATGAAGGTCTTTTCCAAACTCTTGGTCTCTAGGGCTTTCTTACTTACATCTTTTGAGAAGATTTTATTCATCATAATACTCTCTCCTTTTAACAATTCAATCTCCAGCCGGTCAAAAGGATATACATTAGGAACCTTGCAGCTTACAGTGACTGGGTTTCCACTCACTAATGGACCACTCATTTCAATTTCTGGATCACTAGAGAAGGCTGCAAATATCAAGCAAAATATGAGGTTTATATGTGACACTAGAAGAAAAGCAGAGCTAATCTTTATTAAATGCAAAGGCCTCAAAATGAAGGCTTTAATTCACctgaaataaaatgattactAATAGATGCATCACaacattaaatataaacatttatgatatcaaatataaataatGCTGGAAACAAAAAATACCTAGCACATCAAATCATCAAGAAATAAATATACTTCTCACTCTTCTCTCCTTAATGATACAGTCTTGTTGACAGCTACGGACTAGTCTTTTCAAAGGACACATCAGCTTCTACCAACttatttagtaaatatatattctaagcattgtattattttttgtgaTATAATAGATGATTACTGTGTGCTAGTCCCTTAATATTCATTATCTCTGCTTCAAAGCAGCCTAATCTAATGGGTGTCAACTTATTTTAAAGCCAGAAAAATGTACAGAGAATGTATTTGATAGCTAGGGAGACTTATAAAACTTATAAAGGCTAAGAGTCTGCCATTTGACAACATATCTAGTAAGTCACCCAGCTGAAATCAGAAttcttatttctttgatttaGAGCCCAGGCTTGGTTTCACAGAGCCATGCAGtttagacatttttatttccaacAGCCAAATTTAGGCAGATAGCTTTAAGTGTTCCTTGGATAATACTTGTAGTTCAGAAAAAACTATAAGAGATTTAGATTCTAAATAATGTTGATAATATATCTgataaacaaatcaataaaaatgagATTAGAATGGTTATGAAGAGCAAGAGCAATGCTgaattatttctttctccttaagCAAAATGTCATCAAAGTGATAGGTTCTCTAATGTTCCCACATGACTGTAGGCTTCACTGCTGGTTCTCGTTGCTGTTGGGAATATGCCTGATTCAGCAGCTCCTGGACTCTTGGTAACATAGTAAAGCAATCATATTGCTTCTTTGGAGAGATTCAGATATCTTCCTGGACATGCTCTAACTCATTTTGAACAAAATCCTGAGGGGTAACACAAGTTTGGGCAGGATTTCTGGAGGAACGTGTCCACAATTGTTCTCTTGAATTCTGCTGAATAAAAACAAGGCAGAATGTAcgggctgtgtgctgtgcttaatcattcagttgtgtctgactctatgcaaccccatggactatgtggacccccaggctcctctgttcatgacaagaatactggagtgggttgccatttcctcctccagagaatcttcctgacccagggatccaactcgcatctcctgcattgtaggcggattctttaccatctgaatcaccagggaacttTCTGATCACTTTGCACATCTTGTCCCTCATTCATTACAAGCCGAGTAACTCCAGCAATGGCAATTCATAGAGATTGAAGCTATTCAGGATTTTTGTTAAGGTGACAAGACTAGCAAGAAGAATGTAGTATACGTATGTGGTATAAATCAATACTCAAATCTAGTGCAGTCTCCTGGTGCTTCTTTTCACCTGAGCTGCTGCACTGACCGTCCCTGGTGATCATTCTAACTCCCCAGTTTTCTCCTGCTCCCCATTGCCTCATGTCTCCATCCTGCCAATCAGCTTTCAAATGTGCCTTCAAATCTGGAGGTTCGGGCCTCACCCCCAATTTGAATAACTGGGCAACAGTCATCCCACCCGATGATCTGAATGGGCACTGACACTACTCTTTACACACAACCATCTCTGTATACACCATATACATCATATTTCCACCAGAGTAGGGTAGAAAACAGGGAGTATGAAGTTTGTTCAAGTCCATGATGAGAGAGTATCCACATGACAGAAACTAAGGATTGGGGATGCTTggtttatacataatatatacttaAGATTTAGGGCAATTAAGCTGCATCAAAAACTCTGGTTTGGAGATTTAGGAACCATTCCCAATGCTAAATTCCCTTCCTAAACACAAAGATCTTGTTGGGTATCACAGATTTCCATTCTGCTTCTTCCAATGGAActgggaacaacaacaacaacaaaacagtaaaCAATTCTGAAAACCACTTACAGTAAGGCTTCACCTGgattcttttttccagtttcttttgccCACACATCACAGTGCACAGGTAGAAATGTTCGTTCTCAGGACTCACAGGGCTCAGTGTCAACGTGGACTTGGAGCCCTCGCTCCTCACCTCCCCTTTCAGAGGGCTGTCTATCTGGGTTCTCCAAGAGAAAGATGGGGAATCGCAGTCCCTGACATCACAGGTCAACACGACTGAGTCTCCAATCTGAGCAGCAATCTGGGGTCCAGGCAAGATCTCAACAGTAAAGTTTTTCTCTGGGGTGAggggagaaaagaacaaaaaaataaaataaaataaaatatttttctttcaccaaagtttaatacactgtatttttTCTGAACTCTTTTCAGTTAACATCTGTGCCAAGAATATATTACTCCTTTCCACTTTGAGACTATCAGGAAGGGAACCACATCTTTCAAGAACAAACCCACAAGACACTgtgattcattcattaaacagaTTGAACAAGGATAAAAACTTGTAGATGGAGATTGGCATATTTTCCCAACAAAAATTCATTCTCCACTCAAATGTATTTATCAAATTCATATAAATGTGGAAGAACAGCTCAAAAATATGAGGTTCCAGTTTATCAGGCACTATTTAAaccactttacatatattaatattatctcatttaatccacacaGCTTAATGATCTGGTATCATTACTTCTTCTCCTTGactctcattttctgtttctacttttccttattttccgtcccttcctcctctccctcctcctcccctttcttctTGAGGAAAAATGATAATTTCACCCAGCTTGCAAGCGGCAAAATTAGGACTTGGAGCCAGGTGATTTAAGATCCCAGCTTTTAACTTGAACAACTAAATCAAAACATCCTCATGTGGAAATAAAATCTAAGAAAAGTACCGAAAAAAAGCTATATGAATATGCCTTCTGATTAGAAGCAGTACCCGTAATGGACCAGTACTTAGAGCTTCTATACCAACAGAATAAAGTTGTACCATTGAAAGTCACACAGAATCACACTGAAAACAAAGTCAAAATTTAAGCTTTAAAGTGGTATGCAAGCCACCTCTTAAACTTGTTTAACACAatgtaaaaatacaataaattcaGGGACTGAAAACTGAAATGCTGGGTCAAACTCCTAAGTCTCATATATCTAGGAAATCTCTTTGGCTGCCAATGCTATCCCCATGGGGCACCCTGGCTGCTTTGGGATGACTACTGTCCCAGAAGAAAAGGAATTTCAAATCTTGACTCTATTCCCCCAGCGAAAGTGGGAATCCTTGAGCACCTCTCTAAGTGACAGATGAGACTCCACAGAAAACTTGCCCTTATAAATAGCCGGCTGGAGGCGGAAGAAAGAAAGCTCAGCATATACATGATCCAAAGGCACTACATTTTGAAGGGTTCTCATCTGTGCCAGAAGATTTTTTTCAGTCTGATTGGTCTAATAGGGACATTATGGTATCTTCCAAAGAATGCTTTCCTCAAATTACCATAACAAGCTGATGTGCTATCAGATTTTTGAAGAGAAATTTCATTCAGAACAATAAGCACTGTTTCTGAATTCCTTATATACTAGTGTGAGAATGGAGAATTTAAGGAGATACTTCCTGCCTGTGAACAGTCTCAGGTTGTTCTTCACAGTTGCTGCATGGGTTACCCTGTAAACTCACGGCTCCTGGAAAAGCAACTCTGAGATAGAAAAATGTGagtgttagtcgtgtctgactctttcaaactccatggactatagccaccagactcctctgtccatggaattctcaaggcaagaatactggagtggatagccattctctttttcaggggattttcccaatccagggatcaaactcgggtctcctgcattgcaggcggattctttaccatcttggtcaccagggaagccctcaagggGCAGAAAGAAGAGGGATGAGACCATGGAAGAATGATGAGCAgtgaaaaagaaccaaaacagCAGAGCCATGGAAGCTCTGGCAGGAAAgatttccaagaagcaagagtaaGATGAGTATATAATTGTGCTAAAGTACGTAACAGTCAGATGGATCATTAATAAAACTTAATGAAGTAATTCTGACATTGAAGCTTTTTCACTATTGCTTAAATCTCAATGACAGCACCTTTTTCACATTTTGCTTACCTTGAACAATTAATTCCAcctcttttctgtctttcccaaCAGGGTTATCTCCTTCACACACATAAATCCCAGAATCTTCTGCCCTCATAGAAATCAAAGTGAGAGTTGCATTCTCAGAAAGGAGCTGTAGATTCCCATTGTCTAATTTCTTGCTCCAGAGAATCCGGGGAGCTGGTAGACCTGCACTGGTACATGTCATTGTCACAGAGTCGCCTTCCTGCAGCCTTGTGGATGGATCCACAGATATAGCTGTGTCTTTGGGTGAGACTGAGAAGGCAGAGCACAGTATTAGTCATTGCTAAGCATCATAATGGTCCCACAGGGCTACTGTGTTTCTCTCATAGACTGTATTTACAGCTTTCTCAATTGGACATACTCTGCCAAACTAGCATaaagaattgctgagtcataaaAATTAGTCAGTCCAGTTTCTGACTGATTTGATGGAgttatttttttttgatgtttggtGTTTTCAGGTGGCCATAGATactcagaaattaagaaaaacccTTAGAATTATGTGGTTCAACCTCCCAGGTAAGGTACAAATTCTAGCTCAGCTTCCTTGCCAAATGTTCATGCAAGTCAGCTTCAACACTTCCAGTGTACAAGGCAATCCACTGCCTTATAGTAAATATTGTCCATTTGATTTTTGGATAGCTCTGATTATTAGAACATTTTCCCTCTATTGAGCTGAAATCTTTCTCTTTGTAACTAACTTCTATACACCGGTCATAGTTCAGTCCTCTATTGCTAAAGAATAATCCAAATTTCACTTCTACATGACAGCCATTCAGATAATTATAGCTCTCATTTCCAAGTTTTATGTTCCTAGGAAAAATATCTCCTATTTCTGACTATTCTTCTCAAAACATTGATAAAATCCTTtccatctcattctgtctcaGCTAAACACGTTGTAGAAGGCAATGCTCCTTTTAACTATGGTGTCTAGAGAAGACCAGGGCATTTTAGTCAAGAACAGAGCACAGTGAGTCACTCCTACACAACTTTGGGATTACAAGACTGCCTCAACTCCCCCAGCCATCTCCGAGAGAATGGATACAATCAAATCTCatctcctctctcccaccccatgcACACGTATCcaggtatgcacacacacatacgctcACACACAGACTAAGTGCTGCTTGTAAAACTTCTATACCTTGATATTTCAAGGCATGATATAAGAGTTtacaaaacataatttaaaacattttatcactTGAGCCTATTATTTCCCACTACCTAATCagatggtggtgatttagtcaccaagtcttttcgactcttgtgacccctctGGGCTATAGCCGCggggctcctcagtccatgggatttaataggcaagagtactggagtggattgccattcacttctccaagggatcttcccaatccagggatagaaccctggtctccggcattgcaggcagattctttactgattgagccaccagggaagctccccaaTCAGCTGGTATTATCATTATTCTCCTTTGCTAGACTGAGAAATTAAGTGACTCTAATTCACAGTTAATGGAGACAGAATTCAAGCTCAACTTTTCTCAACCCTAATTGGGTGTGCTTTTTTTTGAATTATGCAGTTGACAAGAATTATGCTCTCAGTGaatcaaaatgatataaaaactACAAACTTGTTTCTTCTTGACTGTAGCTGCTCGGTTTATCGCTGTGTGCATCCAAGAGTAGATTACCATAGACAGACACAAGTACTTACTGTAGACTTCCAGTTGTTTGGTAGTTTTCCTTACTTTGGGTGGAGAATCATCATCATAAATGTGTAATGTAGCTTGACAAACAAGAGCTTTCCCAATATCCTCATCAGTAGGCGAGAAGGTCACTTCCAAGCTCTTTGTTTCCTGGGCCTTTTCTTCTGAAGGCTCCAGAAAATCCTGTATTTTCATGGAACGGTTCCCTTTGAACAACTCTATCTCCAGCCTTTCAAATGGGTAAACATCAGGCACCGAGCACGTGACTGTGACTTGCTTCCCAACCTCTGGGGGGCTACTGAAATGAATCTCTGGATCCTTAGAGAAAGCTGCAAAGGTCAAAAGAGTACAAGCATGTGGATTTTTTGTTCATATTGTATAAAGTCCCTTAATGATTT
This portion of the Cervus canadensis isolate Bull #8, Minnesota chromosome 2, ASM1932006v1, whole genome shotgun sequence genome encodes:
- the LOC122436633 gene encoding vascular cell adhesion protein 1-like isoform X2 — encoded protein: MFRKMFVIFGASDILWMVFAVSQASQIDIFPSEPEIFAQIGHSVSLTCSTASCESPSFSWRTQMDSPLNGKVRNEGTTSMLIMDPVSFGNEHQYLCTVICGAIKLEKAIQVKIYSFSKDPEIHFSSPPEVGKQVTVTCSVPDVYPFERLEIELFKGNRSMKIQDFLEPSEEKAQETKSLEVTFSPTDEDIGKALVCQATLHIYDDDSPPKVRKTTKQLEVYISPKDTAISVDPSTRLQEGDSVTMTCTSAGLPAPRILWSKKLDNGNLQLLSENATLTLISMRAEDSGIYVCEGDNPVGKDRKEVELIVQEKNFTVEILPGPQIAAQIGDSVVLTCDVRDCDSPSFSWRTQIDSPLKGEVRSEGSKSTLTLSPVSPENEHFYLCTVMCGQKKLEKRIQVKPYSFSSDPEIEMSGPLVSGNPVTVSCKVPNVYPFDRLEIELLKGESIMMNKIFSKDVSKKALETKSLEKTFIPTTEDTGNVLVCLARLSIDEMEFEPKQRQSTQTLYVNVAPRDTTILVSPSSILEEGSSVNMTCASDGLPAPKILWHRQLSNGDLQLISENATLTFTSTKMEDSGIYVCEGINQAGRSRKEVELIIQGRESYKDYFSPGLLVLYCASSLIIPAIGMIIYFARRANMTGSYSLVEA
- the LOC122436633 gene encoding vascular cell adhesion protein 1-like isoform X1, producing MFRKMFVIFGASDILWMVFAVSQASQIDIFPSEPEIFAQIGHSVSLTCSTASCESPSFSWRTQMDSPLNGKVRNEGTTSMLIMDPVSFGNEHQYLCTVICGAIKLEKAIQVKIYSFSKDPEIHFSSPPEVGKQVTVTCSVPDVYPFERLEIELFKGNRSMKIQDFLEPSEEKAQETKSLEVTFSPTDEDIGKALVCQATLHIYDDDSPPKVRKTTKQLEVYISPKDTAISVDPSTRLQEGDSVTMTCTSAGLPAPRILWSKKLDNGNLQLLSENATLTLISMRAEDSGIYVCEGDNPVGKDRKEVELIVQEKNFTVEILPGPQIAAQIGDSVVLTCDVRDCDSPSFSWRTQIDSPLKGEVRSEGSKSTLTLSPVSPENEHFYLCTVMCGQKKLEKRIQVKPYSFSSDPEIEMSGPLVSGNPVTVSCKVPNVYPFDRLEIELLKGESIMMNKIFSKDVSKKALETKSLEKTFIPTTEDTGNVLVCLARLSIDEMEFEPKQRQSTQTLYVNVAPRDTTILVSPSSILEEGSSVNMTCASDGLPAPKILWHRQLSNGDLQLISENATLTFTSTKMEDSGIYVCEGINQAGRSRKEVELIIQVAPKDIQLTAFPSESVKEGDTVIISCTCGNVPPTLIILKKKAETGYTVLQSTDGAYTIHRAQLEDAGVYQCESKNEVGSQLRSLTLDVKGRESYKDYFSPGLLVLYCASSLIIPAIGMIIYFARRANMTGSYSLVEA